The following coding sequences are from one Mycoplasma tullyi window:
- the lysS gene encoding lysine--tRNA ligase, which produces MSKKLNDQELVRLDKLNRLIESKQNPYEVTKVANTHTTKSLKEKYDEFSKEQLVELQLDKPITVSGRVISIRRTFILIQDFESEIQLYINKNKQPDVFKYFNEYLDLGDIVCASGKPMKTNTNELSLDIDSLKIISKSLRVPPEKFHGIADEEIRSRKRYLDLVYNKESKERFVYRSKIIAAMRQYFNENGFLEVETPFLHAQIGGAAAKPFITRYNALDRDYYLRIAPELPLKKLIVGSFEKIYEIGKCFRNEGMDSTHNPEFTSVETYVAYVDYIYMMELTESLVKYIAKAIGVSQTNIKDETVDWNKPFKRIKMTELVKQETGIDFTQVSKIDEALELAKKHKIHVKEHEKTIGHIINLFFEEFCERKLIEPTFVTHHPVEISPLSKLDYSDPRYTERFELFAFGRELANGFSELNDPIDQRQRFEKQLEEKQKGNDEASEMDEDFLEALENGLPPTGGLGIGVDRLVMMLTGTTSIRDILFFPHLREE; this is translated from the coding sequence ATGTCTAAAAAACTTAACGATCAGGAATTAGTTCGTTTAGATAAACTTAATCGTTTAATTGAATCTAAACAAAACCCTTATGAGGTTACTAAAGTCGCTAACACTCACACTACAAAGAGTTTAAAAGAAAAGTATGATGAGTTTTCAAAAGAGCAATTAGTTGAACTACAACTTGATAAACCAATTACTGTTAGTGGTCGGGTGATCTCAATAAGAAGAACGTTTATATTAATTCAAGATTTTGAATCAGAAATCCAACTATATATAAATAAAAATAAACAACCTGATGTGTTTAAGTATTTTAATGAATACCTAGATTTAGGTGATATCGTTTGTGCAAGTGGTAAACCGATGAAAACAAACACTAATGAACTTTCATTAGATATTGATTCATTAAAGATTATTAGTAAATCTTTAAGAGTACCACCTGAAAAATTCCATGGAATCGCTGATGAAGAAATTCGTTCACGTAAGCGTTATTTAGACCTAGTTTATAACAAAGAATCTAAAGAAAGATTTGTTTATCGTTCAAAGATTATTGCAGCGATGCGTCAATATTTTAATGAGAACGGTTTTTTAGAAGTAGAAACACCGTTTTTACATGCACAGATCGGAGGTGCTGCTGCTAAACCGTTTATTACAAGATATAACGCATTAGATCGTGATTATTATTTAAGAATTGCTCCTGAGTTACCACTTAAAAAGCTTATTGTTGGAAGTTTTGAAAAGATCTATGAGATTGGTAAGTGTTTTAGAAATGAAGGAATGGATTCAACTCACAACCCTGAGTTTACCAGTGTTGAAACCTACGTAGCTTATGTAGATTATATCTACATGATGGAATTGACTGAATCACTTGTTAAATATATTGCCAAAGCAATCGGTGTTAGTCAAACTAACATCAAAGATGAAACTGTTGATTGGAATAAACCATTCAAACGTATTAAGATGACTGAATTAGTCAAACAGGAAACTGGAATCGATTTTACCCAAGTAAGTAAAATCGATGAAGCTTTAGAGTTAGCTAAAAAACACAAAATTCACGTTAAAGAACACGAAAAAACTATTGGTCATATTATTAATTTATTTTTTGAGGAATTTTGCGAAAGAAAATTGATTGAACCAACGTTTGTAACTCATCATCCTGTAGAAATTTCACCACTATCTAAATTAGATTATTCAGATCCACGATATACTGAAAGATTTGAGTTGTTTGCATTTGGTCGAGAATTAGCTAATGGATTTAGTGAATTAAACGATCCAATCGACCAAAGACAACGTTTTGAAAAACAATTAGAAGAAAAACAAAAAGGTAATGATGAAGCTTCTGAAATGGATGAAGATTTCCTAGAAGCTCTAGAAAACGGTCTACCTCCAACTGGTGGTTTAGGTATTGGTGTAGACCGTTTAGTGATGATGTTAACAGGTACAACATCGATCCGAGATATTTTGTTTTTCCCTCACCTACGTGAAGAATAA
- a CDS encoding DnaJ domain-containing protein, which translates to MDSENKNYYEILGVDTKASQSDIKKAFRKLAKKYHPDVSDDPKSVQLFQKINQAYEVLSDEKSRRDYDEFELDLYDSEDDAEDSTEFVATKDVFSKIFTNIRPGQQANQSANRPSSGAQTSNAQTAQTAAKADPNTPKNLYTILGANKKTSLDELKRLYSILKIRYSTSPKTEANEWIKKEIKCAYTVLSNHESKVKYDKTGIFTFEGVSHLGGVFSRIRHLEELQKIQKKAKTTSESTGTRKVNNKKSTTPNVPYSNVRDRAYSYTKFSTPQAQKRSAWQNTNIDINVDDYITDINAADDELNSLRQEVFSQKQKNEDKNKQDPNAKKQNALARFKENHPVLSSVITGLSISIILTIIIVVIIAKIGITN; encoded by the coding sequence ATGGATAGTGAAAATAAAAATTATTACGAAATATTAGGTGTTGACACTAAGGCATCTCAGAGCGATATTAAAAAAGCGTTTAGAAAACTCGCTAAAAAATACCACCCTGATGTCAGTGACGACCCCAAATCAGTCCAACTGTTTCAAAAGATCAATCAAGCTTATGAAGTCTTAAGTGATGAAAAATCACGTAGAGACTACGATGAGTTCGAACTAGATCTTTATGATAGTGAGGATGATGCAGAAGATTCAACCGAGTTTGTAGCTACTAAAGATGTCTTTAGTAAGATTTTTACAAACATCAGACCTGGTCAACAGGCAAATCAGAGTGCAAACAGACCATCTTCTGGTGCTCAAACTAGTAACGCTCAAACTGCTCAGACTGCTGCTAAAGCAGATCCAAATACACCTAAAAATCTGTATACAATCTTAGGTGCTAACAAAAAAACTTCTCTTGATGAATTAAAACGTTTGTATAGTATCTTGAAAATAAGATACTCAACTAGTCCAAAAACTGAAGCAAACGAATGAATCAAGAAAGAAATTAAATGTGCTTATACAGTTTTATCTAACCACGAAAGTAAGGTTAAATACGATAAAACTGGTATTTTCACGTTTGAAGGAGTAAGTCATCTAGGTGGAGTTTTTTCACGAATCCGACATCTAGAAGAATTACAAAAAATTCAGAAAAAAGCTAAAACAACTTCTGAATCTACAGGAACACGTAAGGTTAACAATAAAAAAAGCACCACTCCTAACGTGCCTTATAGTAACGTTAGAGATCGTGCTTATTCATATACAAAATTTAGTACCCCTCAAGCACAAAAACGATCGGCCTGACAAAATACCAACATTGACATCAATGTTGATGATTATATTACCGACATTAATGCAGCAGATGACGAACTAAACTCACTGCGTCAAGAAGTGTTTAGTCAAAAACAAAAAAACGAAGATAAAAACAAGCAAGATCCTAATGCTAAAAAACAAAATGCTTTAGCTAGATTTAAAGAAAATCATCCAGTTTTAAGTTCGGTGATCACTGGTCTGTCTATTTCAATTATTTTAACGATAATTATCGTTGTTATTATTGCTAAAATTGGTATAACTAATTAA
- a CDS encoding DUF2470 domain-containing protein: protein MNKQDIIEHVNNDHLDTLNIIYRHYVKNEEIKSIKLIDLDLDKLTVLVNDQTVEIPYERKVKELSEIKYVMIEMHQKAQYLLNLNDVQEEYNEFFKSNFRSIHLATRNKDNELACSSTVLYRKGDRLYVYLAKVAKHYENIRFNNQNLGVLLIENSADDKSEYLRKTAQYLADFEQIDDQNLVNELLDNLAQNPVEARTANMLKKFVGFVLFEVKLKKGRVNLGFGKAYDVVDHKLVPIEMKEEHRMVD, encoded by the coding sequence ATGAATAAACAAGATATTATTGAACACGTAAATAACGATCATTTAGATACTTTAAATATCATCTATCGTCATTACGTAAAAAATGAAGAGATCAAATCAATTAAACTAATTGATTTGGATTTAGATAAATTAACTGTTTTAGTTAATGATCAAACAGTAGAAATTCCTTATGAAAGAAAGGTCAAGGAATTAAGCGAGATTAAGTACGTAATGATTGAGATGCACCAAAAAGCACAATACTTACTTAATCTTAATGATGTTCAAGAAGAATACAATGAGTTTTTTAAAAGCAACTTTAGAAGTATTCATTTAGCAACTAGAAACAAAGACAACGAACTAGCATGTAGTTCAACGGTGTTGTATCGTAAAGGTGACCGATTATATGTTTATTTAGCAAAGGTTGCTAAGCATTATGAAAACATTCGATTTAACAATCAAAATTTAGGGGTTTTATTGATTGAAAATAGTGCTGATGATAAATCTGAATATTTAAGAAAAACAGCGCAATATTTGGCAGATTTTGAACAAATTGATGATCAAAATTTAGTTAATGAATTACTAGATAATTTGGCACAAAATCCAGTGGAAGCTAGAACTGCTAATATGCTTAAAAAGTTTGTTGGATTTGTACTATTCGAAGTTAAACTAAAAAAAGGTCGTGTGAATCTTGGATTTGGTAAGGCATATGATGTTGTGGATCATAAGTTAGTACCAATTGAAATGAAAGAAGAACACAGAATGGTTGATTAA
- a CDS encoding zinc-binding dehydrogenase produces MKSINLPKEMKALVFVEKEKIAIVKKPVPVVGPNDLLIKVTTTTICGTDIHIRKGEYPVAPNLTIGHEAVGTVAAYGANVKGFELGERVLAGAITPSGHSAACQYGQSSQDGMDETYGYKATGGWKFGNIEDGCQAEYVLVKNAMANVAKIPESLTDNQVILCPDILSTGIKGSENAQIKLGDTVLLVAQGPIGLCATIGAKLLGAATIIAVDGDENRLRMAKELGATHTINFAKEDVMEAIKRITNGRLCDASVECLGLNATFQTCLKSLRPGGTLSSIGVYSQDLVIPLESFAAGLGDHTIKTSLCPGGAERMRRLIKLIEEKRIDVSKLVTHEYKFDQIVEAYDLFQSRGDGVLKIAVKME; encoded by the coding sequence ATGAAATCAATTAACTTACCTAAAGAAATGAAGGCGTTAGTTTTTGTTGAAAAAGAAAAAATTGCTATTGTTAAAAAACCTGTTCCTGTTGTTGGACCAAACGATCTATTAATCAAGGTTACAACTACAACAATCTGTGGAACTGACATTCACATTCGTAAAGGTGAATATCCAGTTGCTCCAAACTTAACTATTGGTCACGAAGCTGTTGGTACAGTTGCAGCTTATGGTGCTAATGTTAAAGGTTTTGAACTTGGTGAAAGAGTACTAGCTGGTGCTATTACTCCATCTGGACACTCAGCAGCTTGTCAATACGGTCAATCAAGTCAAGACGGTATGGATGAAACTTATGGTTATAAAGCCACTGGTGGATGAAAGTTTGGTAACATCGAAGATGGTTGTCAAGCTGAATACGTATTAGTTAAAAATGCAATGGCTAATGTTGCTAAAATCCCTGAATCACTAACTGATAACCAAGTTATTTTATGTCCTGATATCTTATCAACTGGTATTAAAGGTTCAGAAAATGCTCAAATTAAATTAGGTGATACTGTTTTATTAGTTGCTCAAGGACCAATTGGTCTATGTGCTACAATCGGTGCTAAACTATTAGGTGCTGCTACTATTATTGCTGTTGATGGTGATGAAAACAGATTAAGAATGGCTAAAGAATTAGGTGCAACTCACACAATTAACTTTGCTAAAGAAGATGTTATGGAAGCTATCAAGAGAATTACTAACGGAAGACTGTGTGATGCTTCTGTTGAATGTTTAGGACTTAATGCTACTTTCCAAACTTGTCTTAAATCATTAAGACCAGGTGGTACATTATCTTCAATCGGTGTTTATTCTCAAGACTTAGTAATTCCATTAGAATCATTTGCGGCTGGTTTAGGTGACCACACTATTAAAACGTCTCTATGTCCTGGTGGTGCTGAAAGAATGCGTCGTTTAATTAAATTAATCGAAGAAAAGAGAATCGACGTATCTAAGTTAGTTACTCACGAATACAAATTCGATCAAATCGTAGAAGCTTACGATTTATTCCAAAGTCGTGGTGATGGCGTTCTTAAGATCGCTGTTAAGATGGAATAA
- a CDS encoding ZIP family transporter, with protein MNNIFITPQAVGDNTNLAIFVNLLIYIAFLLTVPTLLIFCLTFIKPKLKQNQMFNLYAFSSALLLSIGTVGLLFEATEGATGFVNNTLRSYSETNQTLIKIAIIVGGAILGLTLVISFRFLYIHFTKQDHCNHTHDHSLHIMNEGEDLHHKMKEHKPNIKAAWLVIILLLSHRAIDGFILGGTVSLLTLDPTQINLGFIITFNLHILVEVVIIHYRQIQYGERRFKAALHNFYTTLLIIPIMIIGAYLNRFLRNVGWIIPLVNASGGVIITFLAVIELVPEFIHNRSMKTSDWYKMLISFAFGLVFAILILSIHNASHAEHDHGAMMGHDHDHDHEHGMMGMMDHDHDHDHEPVMHLIRQAKNLLLFQFK; from the coding sequence ATGAACAATATCTTTATTACGCCCCAAGCAGTGGGCGACAATACAAATCTCGCGATATTTGTTAACTTATTAATTTATATTGCGTTTTTACTAACAGTTCCAACCCTGTTAATCTTTTGTTTAACTTTTATTAAACCTAAGTTAAAACAAAACCAAATGTTTAATCTTTATGCATTTTCATCTGCATTGTTATTAAGTATTGGTACCGTAGGTTTATTATTTGAAGCAACTGAAGGTGCAACTGGGTTTGTTAACAACACCTTAAGAAGTTATAGTGAAACAAATCAAACTCTAATTAAGATTGCCATCATTGTTGGAGGAGCAATCTTAGGATTAACTTTAGTTATCTCATTTAGATTCTTATACATTCACTTTACCAAACAAGATCACTGTAATCACACCCACGATCATTCATTACACATCATGAATGAGGGTGAAGATCTTCATCATAAGATGAAAGAACACAAACCTAATATTAAAGCTGCTTGGTTAGTGATCATCTTGTTATTATCTCACCGTGCAATTGATGGTTTTATTTTAGGGGGAACAGTTTCTTTATTAACACTAGATCCTACTCAAATCAATCTTGGTTTTATAATTACATTTAATCTTCACATTCTTGTTGAAGTTGTGATTATTCACTACCGTCAGATCCAATATGGTGAAAGAAGATTTAAAGCTGCGCTTCACAACTTCTACACAACATTACTAATTATCCCGATTATGATAATTGGGGCTTATTTAAACCGTTTCTTAAGAAACGTTGGTTGAATCATTCCATTAGTTAATGCAAGTGGTGGGGTGATTATCACGTTCTTAGCAGTAATTGAATTAGTGCCCGAATTTATTCATAACCGTTCAATGAAAACTTCAGATTGATACAAGATGTTAATTTCGTTTGCGTTTGGTTTAGTGTTTGCAATCTTAATCTTGTCTATACACAATGCTTCTCATGCTGAACACGATCACGGTGCCATGATGGGTCATGATCATGACCATGATCATGAACACGGAATGATGGGAATGATGGATCACGACCATGACCATGATCATGAACCAGTGATGCATCTAATTAGACAAGCAAAGAATTTATTGCTTTTCCAATTTAAATAG
- the ptsP gene encoding phosphoenolpyruvate--protein phosphotransferase, giving the protein MNKYEGIGASNGVAIAKAYVLKAPIFDFDNNKIQPTEVENTITKIKQAFDKTSEQLRELKTIALKNLGEEIAIVFDGHINIVNDPMLFDQISNEVKENLANAPTAVAKIYDQTKAMFEGIDDAYLKERASDIGDVKKRILSNLLNVALPDLLAINEEVIIIADDLTPSETSLLNKEYVKGFATNIGGRTSHSAIMARTLEIPAVLSLKNITETLKHDQLICIDGTKGVVYSDLSEADISNLKQEQEKYNESQAKLKKYLAPKAVTLDGHEVVVAVNIGKPADLLKGNEYGAKGVGLFRTEFLYMDSANWPDEETQFNAYKQALDYANNETVIIRTLDIGGDKKLNYYTFPEEMNPFLGFRAIRFTNQNPDIFKSQLRALLRASKFGSLGIMFPMIANLDELLKAKEILEEAKKELDQRNVEYGKPLVGIMIEIPSAAVMSDVLAKYVDFFSIGTNDMIQYSFAVDRMSKEVNYLYQPLNPALLRIVKMTIDGGLKHKVWTGMCGEMAGEPLAIPILLGMGLKEFSMSASSMLKAKELINNLKYSDCQELVNQVIDLENQEEVTTKVKEFLAKNNLSVA; this is encoded by the coding sequence ATGAATAAATACGAAGGTATTGGTGCTTCAAACGGAGTAGCGATAGCTAAGGCTTACGTGCTTAAGGCTCCGATTTTTGATTTTGACAACAACAAGATTCAACCAACTGAAGTAGAAAATACAATTACAAAGATTAAGCAAGCTTTTGATAAAACATCAGAACAATTAAGAGAGTTAAAAACGATCGCATTAAAAAATTTAGGTGAAGAAATTGCGATCGTTTTTGATGGCCACATTAACATAGTTAATGACCCGATGCTGTTTGATCAGATTTCAAATGAAGTTAAAGAAAATTTGGCAAACGCACCAACTGCAGTTGCTAAAATCTATGATCAAACTAAAGCAATGTTTGAAGGAATTGATGATGCTTATCTAAAAGAAAGAGCTTCTGATATTGGTGATGTTAAAAAACGAATCTTATCTAACTTGTTAAATGTTGCTCTACCTGATCTATTAGCGATTAATGAAGAAGTAATCATTATTGCTGATGATTTAACACCATCTGAAACTTCGTTATTAAATAAAGAATACGTTAAGGGGTTTGCTACTAATATTGGGGGAAGAACCTCTCACTCTGCTATTATGGCAAGAACGTTGGAAATCCCAGCAGTATTAAGTTTAAAAAATATTACTGAAACACTTAAGCATGATCAATTGATCTGTATTGATGGAACTAAAGGTGTTGTTTATAGTGATTTAAGTGAAGCTGATATTAGCAATCTTAAACAAGAACAAGAAAAGTATAACGAAAGCCAAGCTAAGCTTAAGAAGTACTTAGCTCCAAAAGCAGTTACATTAGATGGTCATGAAGTAGTTGTGGCTGTTAATATTGGTAAACCAGCTGACCTATTAAAAGGTAATGAATATGGTGCTAAGGGTGTGGGATTATTTAGAACTGAGTTCTTATACATGGATTCAGCAAACTGACCAGATGAAGAAACCCAATTTAATGCTTACAAGCAAGCATTAGATTATGCTAATAATGAAACTGTTATTATTAGAACACTTGATATTGGTGGGGATAAGAAATTAAATTATTACACATTCCCAGAAGAAATGAACCCATTCTTAGGGTTTAGAGCGATTAGATTTACCAATCAAAACCCTGATATTTTTAAATCTCAATTAAGAGCATTATTACGTGCTTCTAAATTTGGAAGTTTAGGAATCATGTTCCCAATGATAGCTAATCTAGATGAGTTATTAAAAGCTAAAGAGATTCTAGAAGAAGCTAAAAAAGAATTAGATCAACGTAACGTTGAATATGGAAAGCCATTAGTGGGAATTATGATTGAAATCCCATCAGCTGCTGTGATGAGTGATGTGTTAGCTAAATACGTTGATTTCTTCTCGATCGGAACCAACGATATGATCCAATATTCATTTGCAGTGGATCGAATGTCTAAAGAAGTTAACTATTTATACCAACCACTAAACCCAGCTTTATTAAGAATTGTTAAGATGACAATTGATGGTGGATTAAAACACAAGGTGTGAACTGGGATGTGTGGTGAGATGGCAGGAGAACCACTAGCTATCCCAATTCTATTAGGAATGGGACTAAAAGAATTCTCAATGTCAGCATCATCAATGCTTAAGGCTAAAGAATTGATAAACAACCTGAAATATTCTGATTGTCAAGAATTAGTTAACCAAGTAATCGATCTTGAAAATCAAGAAGAAGTGACTACAAAAGTCAAGGAATTTTTAGCTAAAAACAACCTTAGTGTTGCCTAG
- a CDS encoding sigma-70 family RNA polymerase sigma factor, with product MINLLDLNKVIDKYYWYAFKVASKVFYNYYSSLPFESSDLHQISALAIMDGYNRFDSKKNDNFDGYIKKYVSLYIISTFKKETTNKRKLLNNSSEKDNTAPICHKTPEYYLKLDELRSEIKKVLNKFRPNQRKMIIEFLQGSRICDIVKEFKTNKHKVSYVISKFKNEIIKNDLISSSINY from the coding sequence ATGATTAATTTATTAGACTTAAACAAAGTTATCGACAAATACTATTGATACGCATTCAAAGTAGCTAGTAAAGTATTTTATAACTACTACTCTTCTTTACCTTTTGAATCATCTGATTTGCATCAGATCTCAGCGCTTGCCATCATGGATGGCTATAATCGTTTTGATTCTAAAAAAAATGACAATTTTGATGGATACATCAAAAAGTATGTTTCTTTATATATTATTAGTACTTTCAAAAAAGAAACAACCAATAAAAGAAAGTTACTTAATAACAGTTCAGAAAAAGATAATACCGCACCAATCTGTCACAAGACTCCTGAGTATTATCTAAAGTTAGATGAACTAAGGAGTGAAATCAAAAAAGTCCTAAACAAGTTTAGGCCTAATCAACGCAAAATGATTATTGAGTTTTTACAAGGTAGTCGGATCTGTGATATCGTTAAAGAATTTAAAACCAACAAGCACAAAGTAAGTTATGTGATCAGTAAATTTAAAAATGAAATCATTAAAAATGATTTAATAAGTAGCAGTATAAATTATTAA
- the rpsO gene encoding 30S ribosomal protein S15 translates to MALSKDKKTEIIKKFQKNDADVGSVFVQVAVLTEEIKSLTEHLLKNKKDFISKRGLYTKVSKRKNLLNYLKRNDLNAYRNLISELELRHS, encoded by the coding sequence ATGGCATTATCAAAAGATAAAAAGACTGAAATCATCAAGAAGTTCCAAAAAAATGACGCAGATGTTGGCAGTGTTTTTGTTCAAGTAGCTGTTTTAACAGAAGAAATTAAGTCATTAACAGAACACCTACTTAAGAACAAAAAAGACTTCATTTCAAAGCGTGGTCTTTATACAAAAGTTTCAAAACGTAAGAACTTATTAAATTACTTAAAACGAAACGATTTGAACGCTTATAGAAACTTGATTTCAGAACTAGAATTAAGACATTCTTAA
- a CDS encoding ribonuclease J produces MAKINFFTLGGQDEQGKNCSVLEVNDDIYLFNAGSLVPINSLLGVEQLIPDYSYIINHKKKVKGLFIGYPSQSNLGSLLYLLKSLKPHTLTIYTSLIGKTIIESIMDKQHDYEPYKKYVNIVVLNPLKEFKINDNVSVTPFRVFSSIPYSYGFSLSTQDGNIVYIDDFILVNDKNKTFSSDLMDPKMLVNNKKVLLLIVGAGQVGKNVSNTSPNHRSKQAIEKFMNDCKGRSIIACYDDNVYAIFTAATIARKHQKPFIVYSQSSINLFHTIIKKNMFNSRDLQTMPISEMNNTKDAIIVVANTPHNLYNQLAKIATGEDKRLKLDEQDRFILLTPKIAGFESYEAKILDEIARCDVIYKRLSSEVLPIKASNEDHKFLVNLFRPQYAVPIQGLYKEFVKYLEVVNQTGNFKEHHKPILLYNGEILSFVNGKLTNKHEELHLNSKCIDSAGVQDVKSMILSERFQMGTNGVVVLAMYFSSKRMEFLDAIDIQTYGVSDETAKLNDAIAKCKTQVKTMQVTFISDIKDRIEKNMKKRITMNDYTQFKKTIRKLVGKIFEKSLFKNAAVITSVVELEN; encoded by the coding sequence ATGGCTAAAATTAATTTTTTCACCCTAGGCGGACAGGACGAACAGGGCAAGAACTGTTCAGTTCTAGAAGTCAATGATGATATCTATTTATTTAATGCAGGGAGTTTAGTACCAATCAACAGCCTATTAGGTGTTGAACAACTGATCCCTGATTATTCTTATATCATTAATCATAAAAAGAAGGTTAAAGGTTTATTTATTGGTTATCCTTCCCAATCTAATTTAGGTTCATTACTTTATTTATTAAAGTCATTAAAACCTCATACTTTAACGATCTATACTTCATTAATTGGTAAAACGATTATTGAAAGTATTATGGACAAACAACACGATTATGAGCCATATAAGAAATATGTTAATATCGTTGTTTTAAACCCATTAAAAGAGTTTAAGATCAATGATAATGTCAGTGTTACTCCATTTAGAGTATTTTCATCAATCCCTTATAGTTATGGGTTTAGCTTATCAACTCAAGATGGAAATATCGTTTATATCGACGATTTCATCTTGGTTAATGATAAGAACAAAACATTTAGTTCGGATCTAATGGATCCTAAAATGTTAGTTAATAATAAGAAGGTTTTATTATTAATTGTTGGTGCTGGACAAGTTGGTAAAAATGTTAGTAATACCAGTCCTAATCATCGTTCTAAACAAGCAATTGAAAAGTTCATGAACGATTGTAAAGGTCGAAGCATTATTGCTTGTTATGATGATAATGTTTATGCGATCTTTACAGCAGCTACGATTGCCAGAAAACACCAAAAACCATTCATTGTTTATAGTCAATCATCAATAAACTTATTCCATACAATCATTAAGAAGAATATGTTTAATTCACGTGATTTGCAAACGATGCCAATCAGTGAGATGAACAACACTAAAGATGCCATTATTGTTGTTGCAAACACTCCACATAATCTATATAACCAGTTAGCTAAAATAGCTACTGGTGAAGATAAACGATTAAAACTAGATGAGCAAGATCGCTTTATCTTATTAACACCTAAGATTGCTGGGTTTGAAAGTTATGAAGCTAAGATCTTAGATGAGATTGCACGTTGTGATGTGATCTATAAACGTCTAAGTTCTGAGGTGTTACCAATTAAAGCTTCAAACGAGGACCATAAGTTTTTAGTTAACTTATTTAGACCTCAATATGCTGTGCCAATTCAAGGTTTATACAAAGAATTTGTTAAATACCTTGAAGTGGTTAACCAAACTGGAAATTTCAAAGAGCACCACAAACCCATCTTACTTTACAATGGTGAGATCTTAAGTTTTGTTAATGGTAAATTAACAAACAAACACGAAGAATTACATTTAAATTCTAAGTGTATTGATTCAGCTGGTGTTCAAGATGTTAAATCAATGATCTTATCTGAACGATTCCAAATGGGTACTAATGGTGTGGTTGTATTAGCAATGTACTTCTCAAGTAAAAGGATGGAATTCTTAGATGCAATTGATATCCAAACCTATGGGGTTAGTGATGAAACAGCTAAATTAAATGATGCAATCGCTAAGTGTAAAACCCAAGTTAAAACGATGCAAGTTACATTCATCTCAGATATCAAAGATCGTATTGAAAAGAATATGAAAAAACGCATCACGATGAATGATTACACGCAATTCAAAAAAACTATCCGTAAATTGGTAGGTAAGATCTTTGAAAAGAGCTTATTTAAGAATGCAGCGGTAATAACCAGTGTTGTTGAATTAGAAAACTAG